The Asticcacaulis sp. MM231 genomic interval CCCTTCCGACAGAATCTAAGATATTGGCCTGGAAGCCCATCCGGAAACCGATCAGTTCCTTCGTCTCGACGCGGGTTGCGGCCGTGTGCAGATGGGCACCGCGAAAGACGCGCTGACCGTGTACCAGGAAGTCTCAGACGGCTGGTGTGTCCTTGTTCCTGCGGGAAGCTGGCACAACATCACAAACACTGGCGCAGCGCCAATGCAAGTCTATAGGATCTACGCTCCGGCGCATCACGCGCCGGACAGGGTGCAGGCGACCGCTTCAATAGCTGAAGCCGACAAGGGCGACAAACCCGCGGTCTGGTCAGTGCAACCGGAACAGGCGGCCGACAAGCACGGGTAATTTATTACCAAAGTGCGAGGTTCAGTTCCGCATGTGTCGCAAACGGGAAGGCTCTGCCCGACCTTCGCCTCCGGCGCGGACTGGTTCATCATACGGTTTCAATCTCTAGGCGTTTCAGGGGGCGCGCATTCAGTGACGGAGGTAACCCTGAGTAATTTCCGACGGTACCGAAGATAAGCAATTTGCACTTCAATAGACCTAAGCGCATGGCCACCTGCCAAATGCGTGCTCCCAATCAAAAAGGCTCCGTGTCTTAATTGTGGAGGGAGCTAGACCACGGAAGGCTCAAGGATGAATGCCCAAACCGCCGAGATCGTTGCGAATATGCCTGTTCTTTTCGAGATTATACATCGTCACAAGATTTGGACGATTACCAAGGACTTTGCGTTTTTTGGTGACTTCACTCAGGAGAAATTTGCCATTGATGCAGTTGAAGCCGCTGTAGCGGCGATTGGAGCCGCGGGTGGCACGGCGCAAATCGTTTCAAAAGTGGCATAACACGACGCATGGACACGCCCATCGAACCCCCAAAAAGCCTGCCAAAGCAGGTTGCGCCGGCCGCTCAAGAAGACAAGGTCGGTCCTAAAAGCCAAAGACGTGTCTGGATCTTGGGGAGTGCGCTGGCCGCAGGCTGTGTTGTGGTCGCCGTTGTCGTTTGGTTGCTCTTTTTCAATAGACCGAACACAGCAAGTCTGGTTTCTGCAACGGTCGCCTTCGCTGACGTTGAAGAGACTGTACTCTCGACGGGCGTGCTTGTACCGTTCGTTGAAATCAATGTCGGCTCCCGCGCATCGGGTCTTGTAACGTCGTTGACCGTCGATGTAGGCGATACGGTAAAAAAGGGCGATATTATTGCTCAGATCGATGCCGCCAATCAGACAAACGGCCTCACGACCGCCCAGGCAGCGCTTCTGGATATTCAGGCGCAGAAGATAGCTGATCAGGCTTCGCTCGATCAGGCTCAGACCGCCTATGATCGCGAGGCCCGCCTTTACGCTGCAGATGCGGGCGCCAAGGCTGACCTCGACCTCGCCACGAAGGCCGTCAAGAGTGCCCGCGCCCTTTTGACCTCCGTCAACGCACAGATCCGTCAGGCTGAGGTTTCCGTCAGGACCGCTCAGGTCAATCTGGCCTATACGCACATACTGGCGCCGATCGATGGAACCGTGCTGGCGGTGGTCACCAAGCAGGGCCAGACGGTCAATGCCGCCCAGAGCGCGCCAACGATCGTCACTCTGGGGCAACTCGACAAGATGACCGTCGAGGCAGAGATTGCCGAAGCCGACGTGATCAATGTGACGCCCGGAATGGTGGCGTATTTTACCATTCTTGGTGCTCCGGATCATCGCTATTACGGGCATATACGCCGCATCCAGCCGGCGCCCACGACCTTCGCGTCTGATGTCGCCGCGACCACAACGACCAGCACGGCTGTCTACTATTACGGCCTCTTCGATGTCGATAATCCAGATGGTCGTCTCAAAACGACGATGACAGCCAATGTCAGCATCGTTTTGGCCCAGGCCCGACACGTCCTGACGATTCCGTCAACAGCCCTTGGTGAACAGGCAAAGGATGGTACCTATGCCGTCACGGTTGTCCTGAAAGATCATAAGACGACCTTGCGACAGGTCGTCATGGGTATCAATGATGGCGCCAAGGCCCAGGTTATCTCCGGACTTGCTGAGGGCGAAACCGTCGTCATCGGAGATGGCAGCGTCTTGCCTGCCGCATCGTCATCGGCGTCCTCATCTGCGACAGGCGCGCCCGGTACGGACCGCGGTGACGGATTATAAGCCATGTTTGACAAACCCGCGCAGACGTCTCGCCCGTCAGCGGCCGCCTTGCCGCCGAGGCTCGTCGTTTCGAAACTTCGTCGTGACTATGCCGCCGGCGAGACCTCGATCACCGTGCTCAAGGATATCGACCTGACGTTCGAACCCGGTGAGATGGTCGCTATCGTCGGCGCGTCCGGCTCGGGGAAATCGACCTTGATGAATCTCCTGGGCTGTCTCGATCAGCCGACCTCGGGTCTTTACACGATTGGCGGCCGCTCGACGTCCGAACTTCTGCCGGACGCATTGGCGGAGCTTCGCCGCGAGCATTTCGGGTTCATTTTCCAACGCTATCATCTGCTACCTGATCTGTCCGCGCTCGGCAATGTCGAGGTGCCGGCCGTCTATGCCGGCCTGCCGGCGAAGGCCAGACGGATAAGAGCCTTGGACCTTCTGAAGCGTCTGGGGATGGCTGAGCGCGTACAACACCGGCCTGGCCAACTGTCTGGCGGTCAGCAGCAAAGGGTTTCTATAGCCAGAGCCTTGATGAATGGTGGTGAGATTGTCCTGGCCGATGAGCCCACAGGCGCCCTTGACAGCGTATCTGGCGAAGACGTCATGCGCATCCTGAAAGGCCTGCATAAGGAAGGTCATACCGTCATCGTCGTTACGCATGACATGGCGGTCGCCGAGCATTGCGAACGTGTGATCGAGATCAAGGACGGTCAGATTATCGGGGACAGGGTGGGCAAGGGGATAGGCGAGAGCCAGGACCAAGGACTTCCCGCCGTTGATCGCAGTCATCGCAGCGGCATGGCTGCCCTTTCCGATAGCCTGCGAGAGGCGTTTACCATGGCCGTGCTCTCCATGCGGGCGCACAAGATGAGGACGTTCCTGACCATGCTCGGCATCATTATTGGTATCGCATCGGTCGTTTGTGTGGTGGCGCTTGGAGCTGGCTCCCGTCAGAAAGTCCTGGAGAGCATCAGCGCGATTGGCACAAACACACTCAATATTCGCGCGGGAAGCGGGTTTGGCGATATAAGGGCGGGCGCTGTGCGTACGCTCAATGTCGCAGATGCCAATGCCATCGCGCAGCAGGCCTATGTCGACAGCGTGACGCCGGTCGTCCAGACCAGCGTGACGGTCAGGTACCGCAATATTGCCGTCAATGCTCAGGTCTCGGGCGTCGGCGCGCAATACTTCCGTGTCACGGGCCTCGAACTGGCTCAGGGACGTTTCTTCGATGAGAAAGCGGTCAGCACCTATAATCAGAATGTCGTCCTCGACGACAACAGCGTCAATACACTGTTTGCCGGCAACAAGAGTGCGGCCATTGGTGCGGTGATCCTTGTAGGGTCCGTTCCTGCGCGCGTCATAGGTGTGACCAAAAAGGCCGGGATGGCGTTCGGCGGCGCCGGCGACACCTTAAGCATTTTCATGCCTTACACGGCGGTCAATTCGCGGATGCTGGGCACCACAACCTTGCGCAGTCTTACCGTGCGGACCAACGACAAGACCGACAATGCCCTGGCGGAGGCTTTGGTGACCAAACTGTTGGTCGGGCGCCACGGCGCCAAGGACTTCTTCGTCGTCAATTACGACACGATCCGTCAGACCATCAACACAACCACCCAAACCCTGACCCTGCTGATCTCCGCCATTGCGGTTATCTCTCTCGTTGTCGGCGGCATTGGCGTTATGAACATCATGCTCGTATCTGTGACGGAGCGGACGGGCGAGATCGGTGTGCGGATGGCCGTCGGCGCAAGGCAGCGCGATATCATGGAACAGTTTCTGATCGAAGCCGTCCTTGTCTGCTTGATCGGCGGTGTGATGGGTATACTCCTTGCCTTGGCCTTCGGAGGGATTTTCTCGCTCTTCAGCAAGGACTTTAAATTGATCTATTCGGTAAGTTCGATCTTTTGGGCGTTTACGTGCTCAACCTTGATCGGCATCGTCTTCGGATTTCTTCCGGCGCGCGCCGCTGCGCGCCTCGACCCTGTCGCCGCACTGGCAAGGGAATGAGGCACCGTCTTGCGCAAAACGTTGCCGTGGGGATTGGCTTGACAATGGTATTGGGCGGGTGCGTGAGCGTCTATCACAGGCCTGACGCGCAAATACCGGACCATTATTCTCACGCAGGTCCACCATCTACGGATGCTTTGATCGACAGCCGTTGGTGGCAGAGCTTCGACGACCCTGGCTTGAATATCGTCGTCGATAAGGCGCTGGCCTCTAATACGAATCTTTTGGTCGCCACCTTTATCGTTCAGCGGGCCCAAACCGTCGCGGGTATAACGTCCCTTGATCAATGGCCTCGGGTTTCAGGCAATGTGTCGGGGACACAGGCCAATGCCACGACAAGCTACACCGCCAACGCCGCCCTAAGCTACGACGTCGACCTCTGGCGCCGCCTGGCGTCGACGACATCCGCCGCGCGCTGGGAAGCGAAAGCCACGCAGGAAGACCGCAATTCCACAGAATTGGCCCTGATTGGCACGGTCTGTCAGCTCTATTGGGATATTGGCTTTACGCATCAGCAGATCACAACCGGCAACGCGACACTGGTCTATCAGCAGAAGATACTGGACCTTGTTACCTACCAGCACACCGTAGGTGCCGTGTCGGGGGTCGAAGTTGCAGAGGCCCAGCAGGTCGTCAACGTGCAGGTATCCACACTGTCGGAGCTTTCCCAGCACTTGGTCGAGGACCGGGCTGCCATGGCGATCTTGCTGGGCAATGAGCCCCTTGCCGAAGCGCAGGAGCCTCGAAGTCTGCCTGACTTGCCCTTGACGGCCATCGCGGCTGGCTTGCCGGCTGAACTTCTTGCACGTCGTCCTGATCTAAAAGCGGCTGAGCTGCGCCTACGCGAGACATTGGCAACGGGCGACGCCACGCGCGCGACCCTTTATCCTGGCCTTAGCCTCACCGGCACGGGAGGAGGTACCAGTACAGAACTGTCGTCCCTGCTTAGTCATCCCACGGGCTCAATCGCTGCTTTGATAACCCTGCCGTTTCTGGATTTGGGTCGGCATAGGTTGAACGACAAGCTAGCCCAGACGGATTACGATATTGCGGTCCAAAATTTCCGGCAGACCCTTTACGCAGCTCTGGCTGATACCGATAATGCCCTGTCACATCGGACCCAACTGGTAAACCAGGCTGAAGCTCTCCAAAAATCTTTGGAGGCTGCTACCACGGCCGAGCGGCTTTATGGGGTGCGTTATCGGTTTGGTTCTGTCGCCTTGCGCGTCTGGCTTGATGCCCAGCAAAGCTTGCGGGTGGCGCAACTTGCCTATGATGGCAATCGACTGTCGCAGTTCAATAATCGCGCGACTTTGTTCCAGGCATTGGGCGGTGGCATGACGTCCGAGTCCCGTGAGTAGTTTCCGAGTCTGTCAGTCGAAAGGCCTTAAGTGCATGAAACCGGCGTCGCCACCGTTCGACGGTGGCATCAACGCTTTAAACGCAAGGAATGCCCTATGAACACCTCCGATGTAACGATTGCAGTTTTCGACGATCACGAGGCGGCCAATGCGGCCATTAAGGCGCTTGGAGACGCGGGTTTTGACATGAAAAGCCTCAGTGTCGTCGGCCGAGGGTATCACACCGACGAACAGGTGGTGGGCTTTTACAACATCGGCGATCGCGTGACGTTTTGGGGTTCGCGCGGGGCATTTTGGGGCGGCTTGTGGGGGCTGTTCATTGGCGGCCTTTTTGTCACAGCACCTGTCGTCGGTCCTTTGATCATACTGGGCTCGGTAGCTGGCATGATTGTCACGGCACTGGAGAGTGCGGTCGTGGTCGGCGGGATCAGCGCGTTAAGCGCCGCTTTGTTCAGCCTTGGTACCCCCAAGGACAGTGTGATACGTTACGAGGAAGCCATTAAGGCCGACAAGTTCCTGGTCATGGCGCATGGACCTGCGGACGAAATGACTTCGCGCCCGGGCCATTCTGGCAGCCGCGCGTGCTTCGAACGTCGAGGTCTATTCGGAGTCCGAAAGCAAACGCGAAGCCATGGCCTCGTCGATCGTTCATGGGAAAGTGTAAGCATAGGTCCTGTATGCTTTTGAAAAGGTAGCCAGATGTCGACGCGGCGACACCTTATTTTAGCGGGGGCCTCAGGCGTGCTGACCGCCTGTGCGCCCAGGCCGGTCGTATCGGGTTATGATCGTCTGGCCACCACCCTGCGTATGCCGGCGTTCCCCAATGCGGATGTACGTGAATGGGTGCGTTATGCCGCGTTGGCGGCGAATGGTCACAATACGCAAGCCTGGCGGTTCGCATGGACGCCGCGGACTGTTACCATACTGCCCGATTTTGGCCGTCGCACGCCGGTTGTTGACCCCGATGATCACCATTTGTTTGTGAGCCTTGGATGCGCCAGTGAAAACCTCAGTCTCGCGGCTGAAGCCAATGGCCGACCGGCGACGATTTCGTTTCAGCCTAAGGTCGGTGGGCGTATCCATATTGACCTCGACACCTCCGTAGCGCGGGCCTCTGCTTTATTTGACGCGATCCCCAAACGTCAAAGTACCCGATCCGTTTATACGGGGGGTGTTGTCGCCAAATCTGACCTCAGGCATCTCGAAGCGGCAGCCAGGATCGATGGCGTGTCGGTCGAGATACTTACCGACCGGCCAAAACTGGATACGGTTCGAGATTTCGTCGTCCACGGCAACAGCCTGCAACTGGAAGATCACGCGTTTATGCGCGAACTCAAGTCATGGATTAGTTTCAACCGGCGTGAAGCCTTGGCGAGGCGTGACGGGCTCTTCAGTGGATGCTCTGGGAGCCCGGAGATACCGACGTGGGTGGGGGAGGCGGCTTTTTCCCTGCTGTTTGTGGAAAAGTCTGAAAACGACAAATATGCCAGACAGATCGCGTCCTCGTCTGGGGTAGCGGTCTTCGTCGGCGACAAGGCCGATCCTGACCACTGGACCCGCGTGGGGCGAAGCGTCCAGCGCTTTGCTTTGCAGGCGACCGCGCTTGGCCTGAAATATGCCGTGATCAATCAGCCGGTTGAGGTGCCCTCCATCCGGGCTGAGTTCGCCAAGTGGCTGGGCATCGGCGCGGCCCGACCTGATTTCGTGCTGAGGTTCGGCTACGGACAGCCTATGCCTATGTCCTTGCGGCGATCTGTAGATGACATTGTGGCTCACTCATAAGACGCTAAAAGAAGCTTATGCCTGACACAAGCTTCGTGGCGATGGCACGACGGCCTTGGCATGCGATGAGATCTTGCCAGGACATAGGCGTCGCACGCGATTGCGCAACCGATCATTTGCGTGCGCTTTAAGGGGTTACCTGTGCGTCATGGCAAAGTCAGCTAAGTAATTTCCGACTCTGTCTCGCCCAGTCTTGCGGGCTTAGCCTTGAAGGTGCAGCCTTGAACAGGGCTCTGACCTTTGACCAGGCGTGAACGGGGCCAACCTGATCGCGTTCAGGCTTTGGTGCAATTTTTCCGGATATGGAGACGAACATGGCTTCCGACAAAAACCTGAAACAAAACGTACTTGATGAACTGACCTGGGCACCCAATGTGAACAGCGCCCACATTGGCGTAGCTGCGCATGACGGGGTGGTCACCCTGTCTGGTCATGTTGAAACCTATAGCGACAAACTTGATGCGGAACACGCCGTACGTCGCGTCAAGGGCGCCAAGGCCATCGCGAACGAAATCGAAATAAAGCTGAAATCGGATGCCAAGCGCGATGACGAAGACATCGCCAAGGCGGCGATCAATGTCCTCGCCTGGGACGGCAACGTGCCCTCCGATGCCATCAAGGTTGCCGTGAGCAACGGCTGGGTCACGCTCAGTGGCCAGGTGGAATGGTACTTCCAGAAGGAGGCTGCCGCGCAGGACATCCGTCGTCTCATGGGCGTGGTCGGCGTCTCCAATGAGGCTGTTGTCAAGCCTAAGGTGAATACTGAAGTTCTTGCCGAGGATATCGAGTTCGCACTCGATCGTTCGTGGTTCGATACAAAGCGCATCAAGGTGACAGCCATCGGCGGCAAGGTCACCCTGACGGGTAAGGTAGAGACCTGGAGCGATTGGCAGGAAGCCTCGGAAGTCGCCTGGGCTGCCAAGGGCGTGACCTCGATTGAAAACAACATCGTTATTGCCTGATTGACGGCCCAAGTCTGCGAACCGTCATTTTGTGGTTTGCAGACATGGGACACCCTCGAACCGCCCGGCAAGGCATGCCGCCTATGGAGACGAACATGCATACCCCATATGACCACGCCTTGTTGACGCCGGTGCAAATGAACGCGGCGGATAAGGCAGCGATTGCTTCAGGCGTATCCGGGCTTGACCTTATGGAAGCTGCCGGTAGCGCTGTCGCTGCTGCTGTTATGGAACGCTGGACGAAAAGGCCTACGCTCGTTTTGTGTGGGCCGGGCAACAATGGGGGGGATGGCTTTGTCTGTGCCCAACACCTCACATCCGCCGGCTGGCCTGTCAAAATTGCGCTTCTCGGTCAGGTGACCGATCTGCGAGGCGATGCTGCCCATTTTGCTGCGGCGTGGCAGGGGGAGTGGCTTCCCTTTTCATCGGGAAGCCTTGATGGCATTGGTCTGGTGATCGATGCTATTTTCGGCTCCGGATTGTCGCGCCCCGTCGAAGGTGGTGCCAGGGACATGGTCGAAGCGCTCAAAAATCTCGAGATAGATATTTGCGCGATCGATGTCCCAAGCGGTGTCGATGGCGCGACCGGCGAGGTTCTGGGCGGTGCGGCACCTGCCAAACTGACCGTGACCTTTTTCCGGAAGAAGCCAGGGCATCTGTTGTTTCCTGGGCGGGCCCTGTGCGGCGAGATCGTGCTGGCCGACATTGGCACGCCGCCAAACGTCCTTGAGGCGATTGCCCCCACCTGTTTTGAAAACCATCCCTCATTGTGGCTCAACCGGTATCCATGGCCCGAGATCAATGGCAACAAATATCAACGCGGGCATGTTCTGGTGCTCGGCGGAGATGTTCTGACCGGCGCCAGCCGCCTGACCGCCTGCGGGGCGATGCGGGCGGGCGCCGGCCTTGTGACGCTGGCGGCGCCCCCCGATAGCTGGATGATCTACGCTGCGTCGCTCACCAGCGCGATGGTCAGGCCATTCAATGGCTTGGCCGGCTTTACAGATCTGCTGGCCGACGCCCGCCGAAATGTCATCGCTATAGGGCCAGGCGCCAGCGCCGGGGAGGCGACCCGGGCGTATGTCTTAGCCGCGCTGGCCGCGCGCAGAACGACGGTTCTCGATGCCGACGCACTAACCGCCTTCGCTGAGGCGCCTCAAAACCTGTTCGGCGCTATCTCGGGGCCTTGCGTATTGACGCCGCATGAGGGCGAGTTTGCCCGCCTTTTCAAGATCCAGGGTGACAAACTGGCGCGCGCGCGCGCGGCAGCCCTGCAAAGTGGGGCCGTCGTGCTGCTTAAGGGCCCCGACACGGTGATCGCTGCGCCGGACGGCCGCGCCATTATCAATGCGAACGCGCCGGCGACGCTTGCGACGGGTGGTAGTGGAGACGTGTTGACCGGGTTCATCGCCGGTCTTCTGGCCCAGGGGCTTGATGGCTTTCATGCCGCCGCCGCCGCCGTCTGGCTCCATGGTGAGGCTGCCAATCGTCTGGGGGTTGGCCTTATTGCCGAGGACTTGCCCGATATATTGCCGCAGGTGCTTCACAGCCTGAACGAACAAATGACGGTGGCCAATTCATGAAGGCCATGATTCTGAACAGGCCGGGCGAAGAGCTCCAGTACACCGAGCTTCCGGACCGTTTTCCGGGGCCTGGTGAGATTCGTGTCCGCGTCACGGCCTGCGGCGTTTGCCGGACGGATCTGCATGTGCTGGATGGCGAACTGCCTGACATGACTTACCCGATCATCCCTGGCCACGAGATTGTCGGCAGGATCGACAGGCTTGGAGAAGGCGTCGACGGGCTTCACTTGGGCGACCGGGTGGGCATTCCTTGGCTTGGGCATACGTGCGGACACTGCCCCTATTGTCAGGCGCATCGAGAAAATCTTTGCGATCAGCCTCTGTTCACCGGTTACACGCGCGACGGCGGGTTTGCCTCATCTGTGATCGCCGATGCGCGGTTTGCCTTTCCTCTTGGCGAAGAGGGTAGCGATGTTGCCCTGGCGCCGCTGCTTTGCGCCGGCCTGATCGGATGGCGATCATTATGCCTTGCGGGTGACGGTGAGGTTATTGCGGGTAAGGCCCTGGGACTTTACGGCTTTGGCGCGGCCGCCCATATCGTGGCACAGGTCGCGCGTCATGAGGGCTGGAAGGTCTATGCTTTCACCCAAACCGACGACAAGGACACGCAAGCCTTCGCTATGAGCCTGGGAGCGGTTTGGGCGGGCGGGTCAGAGGAGATGCCGCCGGTAGCCCTCGAGTCTGCCATCATCTTCGCGCCCGTAGGCAGCCTTGTGCCCCTGGCTTTGCAGGCCGTGCGCAAGGGCGGCCGTGTGGTCTGCGCCGGCATCCATATGAGCGATATTCCGGGCTTTCCCTACAGCCTATTGTGGGAGGAAAGGCAACTCGTCTCGGTGGCCAATCTCACACGACAGGACGGCCTCGATTTCCTGCCCCTTGCGCAGAAGATCGGCGTTGCGACCCAAACCACCACCTACGGCCTGCAAGACGCCAATCAGGCACTGGCCGATCTTCGTGCCGGCAAGTTCGATAGGGCGGCCGTTTTGATCCCCTGATCGGGATATAAAACGTGTTCCGATCTGATGGTATCAGATCGGCGCTTTAAATTTTTAACGCGCTTTTTGATCCGAAACGTGCGTCACACTTTTCGGAAACGCTTGGGCTCCGCCGCCTGCTTT includes:
- a CDS encoding efflux RND transporter periplasmic adaptor subunit, coding for MDTPIEPPKSLPKQVAPAAQEDKVGPKSQRRVWILGSALAAGCVVVAVVVWLLFFNRPNTASLVSATVAFADVEETVLSTGVLVPFVEINVGSRASGLVTSLTVDVGDTVKKGDIIAQIDAANQTNGLTTAQAALLDIQAQKIADQASLDQAQTAYDREARLYAADAGAKADLDLATKAVKSARALLTSVNAQIRQAEVSVRTAQVNLAYTHILAPIDGTVLAVVTKQGQTVNAAQSAPTIVTLGQLDKMTVEAEIAEADVINVTPGMVAYFTILGAPDHRYYGHIRRIQPAPTTFASDVAATTTTSTAVYYYGLFDVDNPDGRLKTTMTANVSIVLAQARHVLTIPSTALGEQAKDGTYAVTVVLKDHKTTLRQVVMGINDGAKAQVISGLAEGETVVIGDGSVLPAASSSASSSATGAPGTDRGDGL
- a CDS encoding MacB family efflux pump subunit, which encodes MFDKPAQTSRPSAAALPPRLVVSKLRRDYAAGETSITVLKDIDLTFEPGEMVAIVGASGSGKSTLMNLLGCLDQPTSGLYTIGGRSTSELLPDALAELRREHFGFIFQRYHLLPDLSALGNVEVPAVYAGLPAKARRIRALDLLKRLGMAERVQHRPGQLSGGQQQRVSIARALMNGGEIVLADEPTGALDSVSGEDVMRILKGLHKEGHTVIVVTHDMAVAEHCERVIEIKDGQIIGDRVGKGIGESQDQGLPAVDRSHRSGMAALSDSLREAFTMAVLSMRAHKMRTFLTMLGIIIGIASVVCVVALGAGSRQKVLESISAIGTNTLNIRAGSGFGDIRAGAVRTLNVADANAIAQQAYVDSVTPVVQTSVTVRYRNIAVNAQVSGVGAQYFRVTGLELAQGRFFDEKAVSTYNQNVVLDDNSVNTLFAGNKSAAIGAVILVGSVPARVIGVTKKAGMAFGGAGDTLSIFMPYTAVNSRMLGTTTLRSLTVRTNDKTDNALAEALVTKLLVGRHGAKDFFVVNYDTIRQTINTTTQTLTLLISAIAVISLVVGGIGVMNIMLVSVTERTGEIGVRMAVGARQRDIMEQFLIEAVLVCLIGGVMGILLALAFGGIFSLFSKDFKLIYSVSSIFWAFTCSTLIGIVFGFLPARAAARLDPVAALARE
- a CDS encoding efflux transporter outer membrane subunit; this translates as MVLGGCVSVYHRPDAQIPDHYSHAGPPSTDALIDSRWWQSFDDPGLNIVVDKALASNTNLLVATFIVQRAQTVAGITSLDQWPRVSGNVSGTQANATTSYTANAALSYDVDLWRRLASTTSAARWEAKATQEDRNSTELALIGTVCQLYWDIGFTHQQITTGNATLVYQQKILDLVTYQHTVGAVSGVEVAEAQQVVNVQVSTLSELSQHLVEDRAAMAILLGNEPLAEAQEPRSLPDLPLTAIAAGLPAELLARRPDLKAAELRLRETLATGDATRATLYPGLSLTGTGGGTSTELSSLLSHPTGSIAALITLPFLDLGRHRLNDKLAQTDYDIAVQNFRQTLYAALADTDNALSHRTQLVNQAEALQKSLEAATTAERLYGVRYRFGSVALRVWLDAQQSLRVAQLAYDGNRLSQFNNRATLFQALGGGMTSESRE
- a CDS encoding general stress protein; its protein translation is MNTSDVTIAVFDDHEAANAAIKALGDAGFDMKSLSVVGRGYHTDEQVVGFYNIGDRVTFWGSRGAFWGGLWGLFIGGLFVTAPVVGPLIILGSVAGMIVTALESAVVVGGISALSAALFSLGTPKDSVIRYEEAIKADKFLVMAHGPADEMTSRPGHSGSRACFERRGLFGVRKQTRSHGLVDRSWESVSIGPVCF
- a CDS encoding Acg family FMN-binding oxidoreductase, which produces MLTACAPRPVVSGYDRLATTLRMPAFPNADVREWVRYAALAANGHNTQAWRFAWTPRTVTILPDFGRRTPVVDPDDHHLFVSLGCASENLSLAAEANGRPATISFQPKVGGRIHIDLDTSVARASALFDAIPKRQSTRSVYTGGVVAKSDLRHLEAAARIDGVSVEILTDRPKLDTVRDFVVHGNSLQLEDHAFMRELKSWISFNRREALARRDGLFSGCSGSPEIPTWVGEAAFSLLFVEKSENDKYARQIASSSGVAVFVGDKADPDHWTRVGRSVQRFALQATALGLKYAVINQPVEVPSIRAEFAKWLGIGAARPDFVLRFGYGQPMPMSLRRSVDDIVAHS
- a CDS encoding BON domain-containing protein, whose product is MASDKNLKQNVLDELTWAPNVNSAHIGVAAHDGVVTLSGHVETYSDKLDAEHAVRRVKGAKAIANEIEIKLKSDAKRDDEDIAKAAINVLAWDGNVPSDAIKVAVSNGWVTLSGQVEWYFQKEAAAQDIRRLMGVVGVSNEAVVKPKVNTEVLAEDIEFALDRSWFDTKRIKVTAIGGKVTLTGKVETWSDWQEASEVAWAAKGVTSIENNIVIA
- a CDS encoding NAD(P)H-hydrate dehydratase translates to MHTPYDHALLTPVQMNAADKAAIASGVSGLDLMEAAGSAVAAAVMERWTKRPTLVLCGPGNNGGDGFVCAQHLTSAGWPVKIALLGQVTDLRGDAAHFAAAWQGEWLPFSSGSLDGIGLVIDAIFGSGLSRPVEGGARDMVEALKNLEIDICAIDVPSGVDGATGEVLGGAAPAKLTVTFFRKKPGHLLFPGRALCGEIVLADIGTPPNVLEAIAPTCFENHPSLWLNRYPWPEINGNKYQRGHVLVLGGDVLTGASRLTACGAMRAGAGLVTLAAPPDSWMIYAASLTSAMVRPFNGLAGFTDLLADARRNVIAIGPGASAGEATRAYVLAALAARRTTVLDADALTAFAEAPQNLFGAISGPCVLTPHEGEFARLFKIQGDKLARARAAALQSGAVVLLKGPDTVIAAPDGRAIINANAPATLATGGSGDVLTGFIAGLLAQGLDGFHAAAAAVWLHGEAANRLGVGLIAEDLPDILPQVLHSLNEQMTVANS
- a CDS encoding zinc-dependent alcohol dehydrogenase family protein, which gives rise to MKAMILNRPGEELQYTELPDRFPGPGEIRVRVTACGVCRTDLHVLDGELPDMTYPIIPGHEIVGRIDRLGEGVDGLHLGDRVGIPWLGHTCGHCPYCQAHRENLCDQPLFTGYTRDGGFASSVIADARFAFPLGEEGSDVALAPLLCAGLIGWRSLCLAGDGEVIAGKALGLYGFGAAAHIVAQVARHEGWKVYAFTQTDDKDTQAFAMSLGAVWAGGSEEMPPVALESAIIFAPVGSLVPLALQAVRKGGRVVCAGIHMSDIPGFPYSLLWEERQLVSVANLTRQDGLDFLPLAQKIGVATQTTTYGLQDANQALADLRAGKFDRAAVLIP